Proteins encoded together in one Miscanthus floridulus cultivar M001 chromosome 16, ASM1932011v1, whole genome shotgun sequence window:
- the LOC136511824 gene encoding transcription factor MYBC1-like, which translates to MREEEEPSWFARGGGDEQQLPPPDELMPLTQTLITPDLAVAFDISTHGGGAGAGGAACAGAGRPDINGGGASSAAGSSGGGGGGGGDEPARTLKRPRLVWTPQLHKRFVDAVAHLGIKNAVPKTIMQLMSVDGLTRENVASHLQKYRLYLKRMQGLGGGGGGGGGGGGSHSSGSGTDAATEHLFATGPVPFLPPGHGHRAPVDTYPPFSPMGGAAHHHQHHQHHAPQIAHFHHPAAARPLAHHYGGAAAGAGFDHGGFLSRVAAPPVGPPGMHHHRMVGAGAGMGMMAPASFADEMDLGSRGAGGSGGRRELTLFPTSGDH; encoded by the coding sequence atgagggaggaggaggagcccagctggttcgcgcgcggcggcggcgacgagcaGCAGCTCCCGCCGCCGGACGAGCTGATGCCGCTCACGCAGACGCTAATCACGCCCGATCTCGCCGTCGCCTTCGACATCTCCACGCACGGCGGCGGGGCGGGTGCGGGGGGCGCCGCCTGCGCGGGCGCGGGCCGGCCCGACATCAACGGCGGCGGCGCGTCGTCGGCCGCGggctccagcggcggcggcgggggcggcggcggcgacgagccGGCGCGGACGCTCAAGCGGCCGCGCCTCGTGTGGACGCCGCAGCTGCACAAGCGCTTCGTCGACGCCGTGGCCCACCTCGGCATCAAGAACGCCGTCCCCAAGACCATAATGCAGCTGATGAGCGTCGACGGCCTCACGCGCGAGAACGTCGCGTCCCACCTCCAGAAGTACCGCCTCTACCTCAAGCGCATGCaggggctcggcggcggcggaggcggaggcggcgggggTGGGGGAAGCCACTCCTCGGGTTCCGGCACTGACGCCGCCACCGAGCACCTCTTCGCCACGGGGCCCGTCCCCTTCCTCCCGCCTGGCCACGGCCACCGCGCGCCCGTCGACACCTACCCGCCCTTCTCCCCCATGGGCGGCGCCGCGCACCACCACCAACATCACCAGCACCACGCGCCGCAGATCGCCCACTTCCAccaccccgccgccgcgcgcccgctCGCCCACCACTACGGTGGCGCCGCCGCTGGCGCCGGTTTCGACCACGGCGGCTTCCTGAGCCGCGTCGCCGCGCCGCCCGTCGGCCCGCCCGGGATGCACCACCACCGCAtggtcggcgccggcgccgggatGGGGATGATGGCGCCCGCCTCGTTCGCCGACGAGATGGACCTCGGATCCCGAGGCGCTGGCGGCAGCGGGGGCCGCCGCGAGCTCACGCTGTTCCCGACGTCCGGGGACCACTGA